The Endozoicomonas montiporae CL-33 genome contains a region encoding:
- the tatC gene encoding twin-arginine translocase subunit TatC: MTSSASAGDKEQPLIQHLLELRTRIIRSTVVILIVFAGLFYFSSDIYEFISQPLRVYLPEGTSMIATDVASPFLAPFKLTLVLSLFIAIPYILHQIWAFISPGLYKHEKRLAIPLLVASVLLFYSGMAFAYFVVFPLVFGFFTSIGPESVAVMTDINSYLNFILKLFFAFGLAFEIPVATVLLIWSGVSDVDSLAKKRPYVIVGCFVLGMLLTPPDVISQTLLAGPMWLLFEMGILFARLTPSISAKQTETD, translated from the coding sequence ATGACTTCAAGTGCCAGTGCCGGCGACAAGGAGCAGCCACTGATCCAGCACCTGCTGGAGCTGAGAACCCGAATTATTCGCAGCACAGTGGTTATATTGATTGTGTTTGCCGGGCTATTTTATTTTTCCAGCGATATTTACGAATTTATTTCGCAGCCGTTGCGGGTGTATTTGCCTGAAGGAACCAGCATGATAGCCACGGATGTGGCATCACCGTTTCTGGCACCTTTCAAACTGACACTGGTATTGTCGCTGTTTATTGCGATCCCCTATATTCTGCACCAGATCTGGGCATTTATTTCCCCGGGTTTGTATAAGCATGAAAAGCGTCTGGCCATTCCACTGCTGGTTGCCAGTGTATTGTTGTTTTATTCAGGCATGGCGTTTGCTTACTTTGTCGTTTTTCCTCTGGTGTTTGGTTTCTTTACCAGTATTGGCCCGGAAAGCGTTGCCGTCATGACGGACATCAACAGTTATCTGAATTTTATTTTAAAACTGTTTTTTGCTTTTGGTCTGGCTTTTGAAATTCCGGTGGCGACGGTGTTATTGATATGGTCAGGCGTGTCTGATGTTGATTCACTGGCAAAGAAGCGCCCTTATGTTATCGTCGGCTGTTTTGTTTTGGGTATGTTGCTGACACCGCCGGATGTCATCTCCCAGACATTACTGGCAGGGCCTATGTGGTTATTGTTTGAAATGGGTATTTTATTTGCCCGTTTAACGCCTTCAATTTCTGCAAAACAAACAGAAACGGATTAA
- a CDS encoding YdcF family protein — MRWCLKQSLLPPVLLLWMMAVGLIFKATLGWLPWLALFAFYTLSITPVATVLNKGLEWYGALDSDACAEADAIVILGGGLPRFTPEYQGYQPTALSLERVRYGATVHRICGVPLLTSGGGARSEAATMAEVLHTDYGIQARWQEKESLTTWQNALYSHDMLSRELGKDDLRIILVTHSWHMPRSVLSFQKMGFEVIPAPTIFTWSEVPWKKLRYWMPRTRNLRSSEIALHEYLGLFWYWLSDRLNIKN, encoded by the coding sequence ATGCGATGGTGTTTAAAACAGAGCCTGCTGCCACCGGTTCTGCTGTTATGGATGATGGCTGTGGGACTGATTTTTAAAGCAACGCTGGGGTGGTTGCCCTGGCTGGCACTGTTTGCATTTTATACGCTGTCGATCACGCCTGTTGCAACGGTTCTCAATAAAGGGCTGGAGTGGTACGGAGCTCTGGATTCTGATGCCTGTGCCGAAGCCGACGCTATTGTGATTCTGGGCGGAGGTCTCCCGCGCTTCACACCTGAATACCAAGGCTATCAGCCAACGGCGTTGTCTCTGGAGAGAGTTCGTTACGGAGCAACAGTCCACCGTATTTGTGGTGTACCATTGCTGACCAGTGGCGGCGGTGCGCGGTCAGAAGCTGCCACCATGGCGGAAGTGTTGCACACGGATTACGGTATTCAGGCTCGCTGGCAGGAAAAAGAAAGTCTTACCACTTGGCAGAATGCCCTTTACAGTCACGACATGTTGAGCAGGGAGTTAGGAAAAGATGACCTTCGTATTATTCTGGTGACTCATAGCTGGCACATGCCACGGTCGGTGTTGAGTTTTCAGAAAATGGGGTTTGAAGTCATTCCCGCGCCCACCATTTTCACCTGGTCAGAGGTTCCATGGAAAAAACTGCGCTACTGGATGCCCCGGACGCGCAACCTGCGAAGCAGTGAAATCGCTCTGCATGAATATCTGGGGCTGTTCTGGTACTGGCTCAGCGACCGGCTGAATATCAAAAATTGA
- a CDS encoding LacI family DNA-binding transcriptional regulator — protein sequence MANIKDVAKLAGVSISTVSRVVNNTAGVAQNKKEAVQRAMSELHYKPNSFAKALVSNKSDTLGLVVGDLGNPFFSLLMRGVEKLASRYNKQLLISSGHHDPDREREAIRSLIDRRCDAIVVHSKALSDYQVMELLESQISSVIINRKIQGFEERCIYLDNRKAGEMATRYLLERGHRHIAIISRSSDNKQLELEDARNRYQGYQDALLAHGIIPEPELFTKRVPDEQGGYHATMELLDRKVEFSAIFAYNDAMAAGCMMALRERRVQVPNDVSVIGFDDTVLAHYLNPGLTTVRYPVEAMGEEAATLALTLFGEHEPIEPDCEAMSQEEVNRNKVTLEFLPEIQVRDSVRTL from the coding sequence GTGGCTAATATAAAAGATGTCGCAAAACTGGCGGGAGTCTCCATATCTACTGTTTCCCGCGTTGTGAATAATACGGCAGGTGTTGCCCAAAATAAAAAAGAAGCAGTGCAGCGTGCCATGTCCGAGCTGCATTACAAACCAAACAGCTTTGCCAAGGCTCTGGTCAGTAACAAATCCGACACGCTGGGTCTGGTCGTGGGCGATCTGGGCAATCCATTTTTCAGCCTGCTCATGCGCGGTGTTGAAAAGCTTGCCAGCCGATATAACAAACAGCTACTTATCAGCTCTGGTCATCATGATCCGGACCGGGAGCGGGAAGCCATCCGGTCTCTGATCGACCGCCGTTGTGATGCGATTGTCGTTCATTCCAAAGCATTGTCAGACTATCAGGTAATGGAACTGCTTGAGTCACAAATCAGCTCCGTCATCATCAACCGCAAGATACAGGGCTTTGAAGAGCGTTGTATTTATCTGGACAATCGTAAGGCCGGAGAAATGGCAACACGGTATTTGCTGGAGCGCGGACACCGGCATATCGCCATCATTTCCCGTTCATCCGATAACAAACAACTCGAACTGGAAGATGCCCGCAACCGTTATCAAGGCTATCAGGATGCCCTGCTTGCCCACGGCATTATTCCCGAGCCGGAGCTTTTCACCAAACGCGTTCCTGACGAGCAGGGCGGCTACCATGCAACGATGGAACTGCTCGACCGTAAGGTAGAGTTTTCCGCTATTTTTGCTTACAACGATGCCATGGCAGCAGGGTGCATGATGGCATTGAGGGAGCGCAGGGTTCAGGTACCCAATGATGTATCGGTGATTGGTTTTGATGATACCGTGTTGGCTCACTATCTTAATCCCGGCTTAACCACCGTTCGATATCCTGTAGAAGCCATGGGTGAAGAAGCCGCAACTCTGGCTCTGACTCTGTTCGGGGAGCATGAACCCATAGAGCCAGACTGTGAAGCAATGAGTCAGGAAGAAGTCAATCGGAACAAAGTGACTCTGGAGTTTCTACCGGAAATTCAGGTCAGGGATTCGGTGCGCACCTTATAG
- a CDS encoding alanine racemase — protein MFWSVVFLLLIVLLFFVFRPEDKGQPHDDYFSHLSSKLPASVTGLPHIMVDLERVNHNLLQVREHIGDTTNIRVVAKSLPCPQLLRYILDQLGSNRLMVFHQPFLTQMLSQFPGCDFLLGKPFPIHLLESFYEQLQPAHRERIKQIQWLIDKQSRLEQYLLFARQNRLKLRVSIELNIGLHRGGVASPEQLAAMLSLIRANRDHLELSGFMGYESHIAKAPLASMRINARLRAQEIYDEYVALLRTDFLDLYGSNLCFNCAGSKTYQLYPMENRGAINDISIGSAFVQPMSFDLPTLKHHQPALFISTPVLKKQEGLTIPYIERFTRLLSWFNYNFRQTFFINGGWWKASPLSPQGLTNSTLYGRSTNQEMLTSSDSTQLFEDELVFLRPHQSERVMLQFGKLLVIRNQQLQDTWETFDLTY, from the coding sequence ATGTTCTGGTCGGTTGTTTTCCTTCTTCTCATCGTATTGTTATTTTTTGTCTTCAGGCCGGAAGACAAAGGTCAGCCTCACGACGACTATTTTTCCCATCTTTCCAGCAAACTGCCCGCTTCAGTGACTGGTCTTCCCCACATCATGGTGGATCTGGAACGGGTAAACCACAACCTGCTTCAGGTCAGGGAGCATATCGGTGACACCACCAACATCCGCGTGGTAGCCAAGTCCCTGCCCTGCCCACAGCTATTACGCTATATCCTTGACCAGCTTGGCAGTAACCGTCTGATGGTTTTCCACCAGCCTTTTCTTACCCAGATGCTGAGTCAGTTTCCCGGTTGTGACTTTCTATTGGGTAAGCCTTTCCCGATTCATTTGCTGGAAAGCTTTTATGAGCAGCTTCAGCCTGCCCATCGTGAACGCATCAAACAGATTCAGTGGCTGATTGATAAGCAAAGCCGACTGGAGCAATACCTGCTGTTTGCCAGACAGAACCGTCTGAAATTAAGAGTCAGTATCGAGCTGAATATTGGTCTGCACCGAGGCGGGGTTGCCAGCCCGGAGCAGCTGGCGGCCATGCTCAGCCTTATTCGTGCTAACCGGGATCATCTGGAACTGTCCGGATTTATGGGGTACGAGTCACATATTGCCAAGGCACCGCTGGCCTCAATGCGAATCAATGCACGCCTGAGGGCACAGGAAATCTACGACGAATACGTTGCCCTGTTACGCACCGATTTTCTTGACCTCTATGGTTCGAATCTTTGCTTTAACTGCGCTGGCAGCAAAACCTATCAGCTTTATCCTATGGAAAATCGTGGCGCAATAAACGACATCAGCATTGGCTCTGCTTTTGTGCAACCCATGAGTTTTGATCTGCCTACTCTGAAACACCACCAGCCAGCACTGTTCATTTCCACACCGGTTCTGAAAAAACAGGAAGGCCTGACCATTCCCTACATCGAACGATTCACACGCCTGCTATCGTGGTTTAACTACAACTTCCGACAAACCTTTTTTATTAACGGTGGTTGGTGGAAAGCCAGTCCCCTGTCGCCACAGGGATTAACCAACAGCACGCTGTATGGTCGCAGCACCAATCAGGAAATGCTCACCAGTTCTGACAGCACGCAGTTGTTTGAAGACGAACTGGTATTTTTACGACCACACCAGAGTGAGCGGGTTATGCTGCAATTTGGCAAGCTGCTGGTCATTCGAAATCAACAGCTTCAGGATACCTGGGAAACGTTTGATCTGACTTACTGA
- the tatA gene encoding Sec-independent protein translocase subunit TatA yields the protein MGLGGISIWQLVIILLIVVMLFGTKKLKTLGSDLGGAVKGFKDAMADEKSEGQVSGKEIPHDKS from the coding sequence ATGGGTCTGGGTGGAATCAGTATCTGGCAGCTGGTGATTATTCTGTTGATCGTCGTTATGTTGTTCGGTACTAAAAAGCTGAAGACACTGGGAAGCGACCTGGGAGGAGCTGTAAAAGGCTTTAAGGACGCTATGGCTGACGAGAAATCTGAAGGTCAGGTGTCTGGCAAGGAAATTCCCCACGATAAATCCTGA
- the tatB gene encoding Sec-independent protein translocase protein TatB, with amino-acid sequence MFDIGFAEMLIIALLGLVVLGPERLPQTIRTVVRWIHYLKQTASNVRETVENELNIEEIKQDLHFKDIERQLESVKQQASEAGDSLNTMSSRLQGEVSELNQPLGPQSDNKSNNKKAETESPPTE; translated from the coding sequence GTGTTTGATATTGGCTTTGCCGAGATGCTGATCATTGCTCTTCTGGGACTGGTTGTTCTGGGGCCTGAGCGTCTTCCACAGACCATCCGAACTGTTGTTCGCTGGATACATTACCTCAAGCAGACGGCTAGTAATGTCCGTGAAACCGTGGAAAACGAACTCAATATTGAAGAAATCAAACAGGATTTGCATTTCAAGGATATTGAACGACAGCTTGAGAGTGTAAAGCAGCAGGCATCTGAAGCGGGCGACAGCCTGAATACCATGTCGTCCCGATTGCAGGGGGAGGTCAGCGAGTTGAACCAACCCCTTGGCCCGCAGAGTGATAACAAAAGTAATAACAAAAAAGCAGAGACTGAAAGCCCGCCGACTGAATAG
- a CDS encoding class II fumarate hydratase, whose product MSNPANSTDVRIEKDSLGEVSVPVAALYGAQTQRAVDNFPVSGQPLPEAFITAIARIKKAAAVANQSLGLLSEDKAESIIKAADQIIAADYPGTAQSQFPIDVYQTGSGTSTNMNVNEVVSHLASLNGTTPVSPNDDVNLGQSSNDVIPSAIHVASALLVEQQLLPALSHLIQTLDERIQDIGHIVKTGRTHTMDAMPVTFAQEMGGWKALLLQDQKRLKDTQKRLLQLTLGGTAVGSGTNTHPDYSQAVCNALDKDTGLHFTPAPNFFAAQSVPATALELSANLRNVAVSLMKIANDLRWMNSGPLAGFGEIELPALQPGSSIMPGKINPVISESVTMVSAQIIGLDTAVTIAAQSGHFELNVMLPLVANNLVQSIMLASNASIILADKAIKGFRVREANINQSLDRNPILVTALNPIIGYMKAADIAKQAYKEKRSILEVAKEKTDLTEEELKRILDPVQLTKGGINKK is encoded by the coding sequence ATGAGCAATCCAGCCAACTCAACCGATGTCCGAATTGAAAAAGACAGCCTTGGAGAGGTCAGCGTGCCTGTTGCTGCGTTGTACGGTGCACAAACCCAGAGAGCTGTGGATAACTTTCCAGTCAGTGGCCAACCTCTGCCGGAAGCGTTTATCACTGCCATTGCCCGTATAAAAAAAGCAGCCGCTGTAGCAAACCAGTCTCTGGGCTTGCTGTCGGAAGACAAAGCTGAGTCCATCATCAAAGCGGCTGATCAGATTATTGCAGCGGATTATCCCGGCACCGCTCAAAGCCAGTTTCCCATTGACGTTTACCAGACCGGTTCCGGCACCAGCACCAATATGAATGTGAACGAGGTGGTCAGTCATCTTGCCAGCCTGAACGGAACCACACCGGTCAGTCCAAACGATGATGTTAACCTTGGGCAGAGCAGTAATGACGTGATCCCCTCTGCCATTCATGTGGCGTCGGCCCTGCTGGTAGAGCAACAGCTGTTACCTGCCCTATCGCACCTGATTCAAACCCTTGACGAACGAATTCAGGATATTGGCCACATCGTCAAAACCGGACGTACGCATACCATGGATGCCATGCCGGTGACTTTTGCTCAGGAAATGGGAGGCTGGAAGGCGCTGCTACTGCAGGACCAGAAACGACTAAAAGACACACAGAAACGTCTGTTACAACTGACCCTGGGCGGAACCGCTGTGGGTTCCGGCACCAATACACATCCCGACTATTCACAGGCTGTCTGCAACGCTCTGGATAAAGATACCGGTTTGCACTTTACCCCGGCTCCCAACTTTTTCGCCGCCCAGAGTGTGCCTGCAACCGCACTGGAGCTTTCAGCCAACCTGAGAAATGTGGCTGTCAGCTTGATGAAAATTGCCAATGATCTGCGCTGGATGAACAGCGGGCCACTGGCCGGTTTCGGTGAAATTGAACTGCCAGCCCTGCAGCCGGGCTCAAGCATTATGCCCGGTAAAATCAACCCGGTCATTTCAGAGTCTGTCACCATGGTTTCGGCACAAATTATCGGACTGGATACTGCCGTCACCATCGCAGCGCAGTCCGGCCACTTTGAACTGAATGTCATGTTGCCACTGGTGGCGAATAACCTTGTACAAAGCATTATGCTGGCGAGCAACGCCAGTATTATTCTGGCTGACAAGGCAATCAAAGGCTTCAGGGTGCGTGAAGCGAATATCAATCAATCCCTTGATCGCAACCCGATTCTGGTCACTGCTCTCAACCCGATCATCGGTTATATGAAAGCAGCAGACATCGCCAAACAGGCCTACAAAGAAAAGCGCTCGATTCTGGAGGTCGCGAAAGAAAAAACAGACCTGACTGAAGAGGAACTAAAAAGGATTCTTGACCCTGTACAGCTGACCAAAGGCGGAATCAACAAAAAATAA
- a CDS encoding DUF2799 domain-containing protein yields MKQFALALALSTLAIAGCSTTPSPQQLASDGSWEQLGQMDGYKGLSERTHSELSELHQLNEQNFDLYKKGYDTGIAEFCSFDTGYFLGRSGFSYRGQCAGFDHEDEYILSWQDGQFEYDNARWDQDIQDYDLETFYGVQ; encoded by the coding sequence ATGAAACAATTTGCACTAGCTCTGGCTCTGTCTACTTTAGCAATAGCCGGCTGCTCAACCACCCCTTCACCTCAACAACTCGCCAGCGATGGAAGCTGGGAACAGCTTGGTCAAATGGATGGCTACAAAGGCCTTTCCGAAAGAACACATTCCGAACTGTCCGAATTACATCAGCTTAATGAACAAAACTTTGACCTTTACAAAAAAGGTTATGATACAGGTATCGCAGAATTTTGTTCATTCGATACAGGTTATTTTCTGGGAAGATCAGGCTTCAGTTACAGAGGCCAGTGTGCAGGCTTTGATCATGAAGATGAATATATCCTGAGTTGGCAAGATGGTCAGTTTGAATATGACAACGCTCGCTGGGATCAGGACATTCAGGATTATGATCTCGAAACTTTTTATGGGGTCCAGTGA
- a CDS encoding sugar O-acetyltransferase codes for MTEKEKMIAGMGYFPSDPVLKKERELAKALCFKLNNLAPDQNEEKMELFKTLLGKVEEANIEPSFYCDYGYNIHLGKNFYSNHNLVILDVCPVIIGDNVMFGPNVTVTSAGHPIDAETRNSGLEFGKKITIGNNVWLGANVTVNPGVTIGDNVVIGSGSVVTKDIPANTVAAGVPCKVIREIDQSQAA; via the coding sequence ATGACCGAGAAAGAAAAAATGATTGCCGGGATGGGCTATTTTCCATCTGACCCTGTCCTGAAGAAAGAAAGAGAGCTGGCCAAGGCTCTTTGCTTTAAGCTAAACAACCTTGCTCCTGATCAGAACGAAGAGAAGATGGAGCTGTTCAAAACACTTCTGGGTAAAGTGGAAGAAGCCAACATTGAGCCCAGTTTCTACTGTGACTACGGCTATAACATCCATCTGGGCAAGAACTTTTACTCCAATCACAATCTGGTCATTCTCGATGTCTGCCCGGTGATTATTGGCGATAATGTCATGTTTGGCCCGAACGTTACTGTTACATCAGCCGGTCATCCGATTGATGCGGAAACCCGTAACTCCGGTCTGGAATTTGGCAAAAAAATCACCATTGGTAATAACGTATGGCTGGGTGCCAATGTAACCGTTAACCCCGGAGTCACTATTGGCGACAACGTTGTCATTGGTTCCGGCAGTGTTGTCACCAAAGACATCCCGGCCAATACTGTGGCGGCCGGGGTTCCCTGTAAAGTCATCAGAGAGATTGATCAGTCTCAGGCAGCCTGA
- a CDS encoding LysR family transcriptional regulator encodes MNKIDLSRVDLNLLTAFEALYQEQSVSRAAERLYLGQSAMSHTLGRLRKLFDDVLLERQGQQMRPTRKADELYLAIHDVLSVIRDRVLDQSAFTADIWEGAVRIGLNDYCELVYARALFERIQAQAPHAQLSFVTVNRSNAADLLKAGKLDMALGHWSEAMDELEVQDLYLEKHVCLFDNRVLQKSLPLSLQDYLDTPHALVTPEGELSGNVDNILARQGLSRKVALGCSRFISLLNLLKGNRLLSVVPETMSYIDDSEQPLHHCIPPVAVGDFAISLAWRKSDSAHPVLSWLKQLMHDIVLQERHRVIGQSEV; translated from the coding sequence ATGAATAAGATCGATCTATCAAGAGTAGACCTTAACCTGCTGACAGCCTTTGAAGCGCTGTATCAGGAACAGAGTGTCAGCAGGGCGGCGGAGCGTTTGTATCTTGGGCAGTCTGCCATGAGTCACACTCTGGGTCGCTTACGTAAGCTGTTTGATGATGTATTGCTTGAACGACAGGGTCAGCAGATGCGGCCAACACGAAAAGCGGATGAGCTTTATCTGGCAATACACGATGTTTTAAGTGTGATTCGGGATCGTGTTCTGGATCAGTCTGCATTCACAGCAGACATCTGGGAAGGAGCGGTTCGAATTGGTCTGAACGACTATTGCGAACTGGTTTATGCCCGCGCTCTGTTTGAACGAATACAGGCTCAGGCTCCTCATGCACAGTTAAGCTTTGTTACGGTGAATCGCAGCAATGCGGCAGACCTGCTGAAAGCCGGAAAACTGGACATGGCTCTGGGGCACTGGTCGGAAGCGATGGATGAGCTGGAAGTACAGGACTTGTACCTTGAGAAACACGTTTGCCTGTTTGATAACCGGGTATTGCAGAAATCATTGCCGTTGTCTCTGCAGGATTATCTGGATACGCCCCATGCGTTGGTGACGCCGGAAGGCGAACTCAGTGGTAATGTGGATAACATTCTTGCCCGGCAGGGTTTAAGTCGGAAAGTGGCTCTGGGCTGTTCAAGGTTTATTTCGTTGCTGAATCTTTTAAAAGGCAACCGTCTTTTATCGGTAGTCCCTGAAACGATGTCGTATATTGATGATTCGGAGCAACCTTTACACCACTGCATTCCACCCGTGGCTGTGGGGGATTTTGCCATCAGTCTGGCCTGGCGCAAGAGTGACAGTGCGCATCCGGTATTAAGCTGGCTGAAGCAGTTAATGCACGATATCGTTCTGCAGGAACGACATCGTGTGATTGGTCAATCAGAGGTTTAA
- a CDS encoding anaerobic sulfatase maturase, with translation MAKPTSYQCNLDCDYCFYLEKEVFFNKRAENKGKEKITHMSDEVLRNYIKQYIASQDTPMVDFTWQGGEPTTAGLDFFKRAIEYQKKFAGDKQITNSLQTNGVLLNDEWCAFLKEHNFLVGLSIDGPEELHDHYRVSQGGKPTFKRVVKAIECMKKHGVEFNTLTVVNNVNVKHPLKVYNFLKEIGSTFTQFIPVIEQMEVGVENPMLIFPKSQSEKKLMPFSVDPEEFGDFMIAVFNEWIRKDVGKIYVQMFDNALATWIGQPANLCIFREECGSALVVERNGDIYSCDHYVYPEYKLGNISDKNVHKVATQKAQQKFGKDKSNVGEICEKCEYRFACNGGCPKHRIHPNSDGSSQNHLCPGYKKIFRHMDPYMKYMANELQNRRPPAYVMYAADRIAAENKV, from the coding sequence ATGGCCAAACCCACCAGTTATCAGTGTAATCTCGACTGTGATTACTGCTTTTATCTGGAAAAAGAAGTCTTCTTTAACAAACGGGCCGAGAATAAAGGAAAGGAAAAAATCACTCACATGAGTGATGAAGTATTGCGCAACTACATCAAGCAGTACATCGCTTCACAAGACACACCCATGGTTGATTTCACCTGGCAGGGAGGCGAACCCACCACGGCAGGGCTGGACTTTTTCAAGCGCGCTATTGAGTACCAGAAAAAGTTTGCCGGTGACAAACAGATTACCAACAGCCTGCAAACCAACGGCGTTCTTCTGAACGACGAATGGTGTGCCTTTCTGAAAGAACACAACTTTCTGGTTGGCCTGTCTATTGATGGCCCGGAAGAGCTACATGACCATTACCGGGTATCCCAGGGTGGAAAACCGACTTTCAAACGGGTTGTTAAAGCTATTGAGTGCATGAAAAAGCACGGTGTAGAGTTCAATACACTCACAGTTGTGAACAATGTGAATGTGAAGCACCCACTGAAAGTTTATAACTTCCTGAAAGAAATTGGCTCCACCTTCACCCAGTTCATTCCGGTGATTGAGCAAATGGAAGTTGGCGTTGAAAATCCAATGTTGATCTTCCCTAAATCCCAGAGCGAGAAAAAGCTGATGCCTTTCTCTGTGGATCCGGAAGAGTTTGGTGATTTCATGATTGCCGTCTTTAATGAGTGGATTCGAAAAGACGTCGGCAAGATTTACGTGCAAATGTTTGATAATGCTCTGGCGACCTGGATTGGCCAGCCTGCCAACCTGTGCATTTTCCGTGAAGAGTGTGGTTCTGCTCTGGTGGTTGAGCGTAATGGTGATATCTATTCCTGTGACCACTATGTTTATCCGGAATACAAACTGGGCAACATTTCAGACAAGAATGTTCACAAAGTTGCCACCCAGAAAGCCCAGCAAAAGTTTGGTAAAGACAAATCGAACGTTGGTGAAATTTGCGAAAAATGTGAATATCGTTTCGCCTGTAACGGCGGCTGCCCGAAACACCGTATTCACCCAAACAGTGACGGTAGCAGCCAGAATCATCTCTGCCCGGGCTACAAAAAGATCTTCCGCCACATGGATCCGTATATGAAATACATGGCGAATGAACTGCAAAACCGCAGACCGCCTGCTTATGTTATGTATGCAGCAGACCGAATTGCGGCTGAAAACAAGGTTTAA
- the chrA gene encoding chromate efflux transporter translates to MFKNCFEVFIRFLALGCYAFGGPTAHIGYFHREFVEKRQWLSEQEYADTVALCQMLPGPASSQVGISIGFDRAGLPGAFAAFTGFTLPSAIIMILLAMGYSEISGLSFAMGILQGVKLFAVAVVADALIKMGKSLCPDRARVTMAMITAGLMLVMPGVAMQMTVIVVGTIAGYLIYNRNSNAGEFPEIKGRKRIAFAAAALFVVGILVIPAIAAQSDSTALQLFDSFYRSGALVFGGGHVVLPMLQAELVHDAGVTADAFIVGYSAAQAVPGPMFTLAPFLGGVFGGHFNLSYSLVALTAMFAPSFLLLAAAWPFWNRLKAMPKLRSAINGINAVVTGLLLAAFYDPVITLAIKGAEDVALALLAYLLLAVWKLPIALMVPLYAGIGFVLL, encoded by the coding sequence ATGTTCAAAAACTGTTTTGAAGTGTTTATCCGCTTCCTGGCTCTGGGCTGTTATGCCTTCGGTGGGCCGACGGCGCATATTGGCTACTTCCATCGGGAATTTGTAGAAAAACGACAATGGCTGAGTGAGCAGGAATACGCAGACACCGTCGCTCTGTGCCAGATGTTACCCGGGCCAGCCAGCAGTCAGGTGGGCATCAGCATTGGTTTTGACCGTGCCGGTCTGCCAGGCGCTTTCGCTGCGTTTACCGGTTTTACCCTGCCTTCCGCCATCATCATGATTTTGCTGGCAATGGGTTACAGTGAAATTTCCGGGCTGTCTTTTGCCATGGGCATTTTGCAGGGTGTGAAATTGTTTGCGGTGGCTGTTGTAGCCGACGCTCTGATCAAAATGGGTAAATCCCTCTGCCCTGATCGTGCCCGCGTCACCATGGCGATGATAACCGCCGGACTGATGCTGGTAATGCCCGGCGTCGCCATGCAGATGACTGTGATTGTGGTTGGCACCATTGCCGGTTATCTGATTTACAACCGAAATAGCAACGCAGGAGAATTTCCGGAGATCAAAGGTCGTAAACGCATCGCCTTCGCTGCTGCCGCTTTATTTGTGGTGGGAATCCTGGTCATTCCGGCCATTGCCGCTCAATCTGACAGTACTGCCCTGCAATTATTCGACAGCTTTTATCGTTCCGGAGCACTGGTGTTTGGCGGTGGTCATGTCGTGCTCCCTATGTTACAGGCCGAACTGGTACACGACGCGGGTGTTACAGCCGATGCCTTTATCGTGGGATACAGTGCCGCGCAGGCGGTTCCTGGCCCAATGTTTACCCTGGCACCTTTTCTTGGTGGCGTTTTCGGTGGCCACTTTAACCTGAGCTACTCTCTGGTTGCCCTGACGGCTATGTTCGCGCCCTCTTTTTTATTGCTGGCCGCCGCCTGGCCGTTCTGGAACCGGTTGAAAGCCATGCCCAAACTGCGTTCTGCCATCAATGGCATTAATGCAGTCGTGACCGGTCTGCTGCTGGCAGCCTTCTACGATCCGGTCATCACTCTTGCGATTAAAGGTGCGGAAGATGTTGCCCTGGCGTTGCTGGCTTATCTATTGCTGGCGGTATGGAAGCTGCCCATTGCTTTGATGGTGCCGCTTTATGCGGGGATTGGCTTTGTGTTGCTTTAA